A region of Paramormyrops kingsleyae isolate MSU_618 chromosome 17, PKINGS_0.4, whole genome shotgun sequence DNA encodes the following proteins:
- the lhx1a gene encoding LIM/homeobox protein Lhx1, with protein MVHCAGCERPILDRFLLNVLDRAWHVKCVQCCECKCNLTEKCFSREGKLYCKNDFFRRFGTKCAGCAQGISPNDLVRRARSKVFHLNCFTCMMCNKQLSTGEELYIIDENKFVCKEDYLGNGNVKDANLLSVTACSDPSLSPDSQDHLQDDVKDSEIANLSDKEIVNNENDDQNLGGKRRGPRTTIKAKQLETLKAAFAATPKPTRHIREQLAQETGLNMRVIQVWFQNRRSKERRMKQLSALGARRHAFFRSPRRMRTLVDRLEPGELLPNGPFSYYGDYQSEYYGPGGNYDFFPQGPPSSQAQTPVDLPFVPSSGPTGTPLGGMDHPLPGHHPSSEVQRFSDIMSHHPGDSPSPEPGIPGPLHSISSEVFGPSPPFTSLSLNGSGYNNHLSHPPSEMNEATVW; from the exons ATGGTTCACTGTGCTGGGTGCGAGAGGCCTATATTGGACAGATTTCTACTCAATGTTCTGGACAGAGCATGGCACGTCAAATGTGTACAGTGCTGTGAGTGCAAATGTAATTTAACGGAGAAATGTTTTTCTCGGGAGGGAAAACTATATTGTAAAAACGACTTCTTTAG GCGATTCGGTACTAAATGCGCAGGTTGCGCGCAGGGGATCTCGCCGAACGACCTGGTGCGGAGAGCGAGGAGCAAAGTGTTTCACTTGAACTGCTTCACTTGCATGATGTGCAACAAACAGCTCTCTACCGGGGAGGAACTCTATATCATAGACGAGAACAAATTTGTTTGTAAGGAAGATTACCTGGGCAACGGTAACGTGAAGGACGCGAACCTCCTCTCAG TTACGGCGTGCAGTGACCCCAGTTTGTCTCCAGATTCTCAAGATCACTTGCAAGACGACGTTAAAGACTCGGAAATTGCGAATCTGTCTGACAAAGAAATAGTAAACAATGAAAATGACGACCAAAATCTGGGCGGTAAACGACGCGGGCCGCGAACCACCATTAAAGCCAAGCAACTGGAGACTCTAAAGGCGGCGTTCGCGGCCACCCCGAAGCCCACGAGACACATCAGGGAGCAGCTAGCACAGGAGACGGGGCTCAACATGCGAGTGATTCAG GTATGGTTCCAGAACCGGCGATCCAAAGAGCGGCGTATGAAGCAGCTGAGTGCTCTTGGAGCCAGGAGACATGCATTCTTCCGAAGCCCGAGGCGGATGAGGACGCTGGTGGACAGACTGGAACCCGGAGAGCTTCTTCCGAACGGCCCCTTCTCTTACTACGGAG ATTATCAAAGCGAATACTACGGTCCTGGTGGCAACTACGACTTCTTCCCCCAGGGACCCCCATCCTCACAGGCTCAGACCCCCGTGGATCTACCCTTCGTACCATCCTCTGGCCCCACTGGCACCCCTCTTGGGGGCATGGACCATCCCCTCCCGGGACACCACCCATCCAGTGAGGTCCAGCGCTTCTCTGACATCATGTCCCATCACCCCGGCGACTCGCCCAGCCCCGAGCCGGGCATCCCGGGGCCCCTGCACAGCATCTCCTCCGAGGTGTTTGGGCCGAGCCCACCTTTTACCTCACTCTCTCTGAACGGCAGCGGATACAACAACCACTTGTCACACCCGCCCTCGGAAATGAACGAAGCCACAGTCTGGTAg